From Deltaproteobacteria bacterium, a single genomic window includes:
- a CDS encoding VOC family protein — translation MSDPTGKARALGINHVVLEVDDLNKALEFYGNLFEFTLRGKSEHNAFIDLGDQFIQLTLGRTQIADTKRHFGLVVDDRDAVRRRMEQLGIKSINDRLNILDPWGNRIEIVPYDDCQFTKADHILNGMGVAKIEKTASATEELKKKGMAPE, via the coding sequence ATGAGCGACCCTACCGGCAAGGCTCGCGCCCTGGGCATCAATCACGTGGTTCTCGAAGTCGATGACTTGAACAAAGCGCTGGAGTTCTACGGCAACCTCTTCGAATTCACGCTGCGCGGCAAGAGCGAACACAACGCGTTCATCGACCTCGGTGATCAGTTCATTCAATTGACCTTGGGCCGCACGCAGATCGCCGACACCAAGCGCCACTTCGGCTTGGTCGTCGACGACCGCGACGCGGTGCGCCGGAGAATGGAACAGCTCGGCATTAAAAGCATCAACGACCGCTTGAACATCCTCGACCCCTGGGGCAACCGCATCGAGATCGTCCCCTACGACGACTGCCAATTCACTAAAGCCGATCACATCTTGAACGGCATGGGCGTCGCAAAGATCGAGAAGACAGCCAGCGCCACCGAAGAGCTGAAGAAAAAAGGCATGGCGCCCGAATAA
- a CDS encoding ABC transporter substrate-binding protein, with translation MVRVDPVYPLPYESKATVKTEVAVKTRFLRIFAWVGVGITAWTGLSLAAERKPSLLAYISDSANASPAYWVAKERGLFKKHGLDIELIYISGSTRGVQSLIAGDVAFVGAVGTSALYGKLAGGDIAIVNSLTNTLPYYIIGKPEIKSVEDLRGRSAAIHIPGTAADFALRLALRQQRLSLSDIKAVTVGAGSARVTAVTSGQLEWTVGQEAERLMGEKGGLKVILDMAKLKIPFQLTCTVTSRKLIRENPDMVQRLVRAMAETVHYYKNHKEEVIKVLQKYTRGQDRTVLEKSYAAYRDLLVDDTYPTVEGLRNILDIQAEIEPKAAKAKPEDILDLRFVDDLKKSGFLAQLGVKS, from the coding sequence ATTGTTCGTGTTGACCCGGTGTATCCGCTGCCCTACGAGTCAAAGGCGACCGTTAAAACGGAGGTAGCTGTGAAGACCAGATTTTTACGAATCTTCGCTTGGGTTGGCGTTGGGATTACCGCCTGGACCGGGCTCTCGCTCGCTGCCGAACGAAAGCCGTCACTGCTGGCCTACATCTCCGACTCGGCCAATGCGTCGCCGGCCTACTGGGTGGCCAAGGAGCGCGGCCTGTTCAAAAAACATGGCCTCGACATCGAGCTGATTTATATTAGCGGCAGCACCCGCGGCGTGCAGAGTTTGATCGCTGGCGATGTCGCCTTCGTCGGAGCAGTGGGCACCTCGGCGCTCTACGGCAAGCTAGCGGGCGGCGATATCGCGATTGTCAACAGCCTCACCAATACGCTGCCCTATTACATTATCGGTAAGCCTGAGATCAAATCGGTGGAGGACTTGCGCGGCCGCTCAGCGGCTATCCACATTCCTGGGACGGCGGCCGACTTTGCTTTGCGCCTCGCTTTGAGACAGCAAAGGTTGTCGCTGAGCGATATCAAAGCAGTGACCGTCGGCGCCGGTTCGGCGCGGGTTACCGCCGTTACCTCAGGTCAACTGGAGTGGACCGTCGGTCAGGAAGCAGAAAGATTGATGGGCGAGAAGGGCGGCCTCAAGGTGATCCTGGACATGGCCAAGTTGAAGATTCCTTTTCAATTGACCTGCACCGTGACCTCGCGCAAACTCATTCGGGAGAATCCTGATATGGTGCAGCGCCTGGTGCGAGCGATGGCGGAGACGGTGCATTATTACAAAAACCATAAAGAGGAAGTGATCAAGGTCTTGCAAAAATATACCAGGGGACAAGACCGGACCGTGCTGGAGAAATCCTACGCAGCGTATCGCGACCTACTCGTCGACGACACCTATCCGACCGTGGAAGGGCTGCGCAATATTCTCGACATCCAGGCGGAGATCGAACCGAAAGCCGCCAAGGCCAAACCGGAGGATATTCTCGACCTGCGTTTTGTCGACGATTTGAAAAAGAGTGGTTTTCTAGCGCAGTTGGGCGTCAAGAGTTAA